From the genome of Variovorax sp. RA8, one region includes:
- the phhA gene encoding phenylalanine 4-monooxygenase translates to METPSGAVMPAVYGQSDRPPRGDYSRGGTVLADYTCPQDWASYTPADHDTYRRLYERQAAQLPGLACDAFIESLPLLGIKDRIPRFDEINERLYKATRWEIVAVPGLIPELPFFTLLANRKFPVTDWIRKPAEFDYIVEPDVFHDLFGHVPMLFDPSFADYVQRYGQGGIKAHDLDAGEKLARLYWYTVEFGLIRQPEGLRAYGAGILSSVGELKHAVRSTEPLRLPLDLLRAMRTRYKIDTYQRNYFVIDSFTQLFDLTAPDFTPLYQALAGQPDIEAGALLPGESSG, encoded by the coding sequence GTGCTCGCCGACTACACCTGCCCGCAGGACTGGGCCAGCTATACGCCGGCCGACCACGACACCTACCGGCGCCTCTACGAACGGCAGGCTGCGCAATTGCCGGGACTGGCCTGCGACGCGTTCATCGAATCGCTGCCCCTGCTCGGTATAAAGGACCGTATCCCGCGCTTCGACGAGATCAACGAGCGCCTCTACAAGGCGACCCGCTGGGAGATCGTCGCAGTGCCCGGGCTGATTCCGGAGCTGCCCTTCTTCACGCTGCTGGCAAATCGCAAGTTTCCGGTCACCGACTGGATCCGCAAGCCGGCGGAGTTCGACTACATCGTCGAGCCCGACGTGTTCCACGATCTGTTCGGCCATGTCCCAATGCTCTTCGACCCGAGCTTCGCCGACTACGTGCAGCGCTACGGGCAGGGAGGCATCAAGGCGCACGACCTGGATGCCGGCGAGAAGCTCGCACGGCTCTACTGGTACACGGTCGAGTTCGGTCTTATCCGCCAGCCGGAGGGTCTGCGCGCCTATGGCGCGGGCATCCTGAGCTCGGTCGGCGAACTGAAGCACGCGGTGCGCAGCACGGAGCCGCTGCGCTTGCCGCTCGATCTGCTGCGAGCCATGCGTACGCGCTACAAGATCGACACCTACCAGCGCAACTACTTCGTGATCGACAGCTTCACGCAGCTCTTCGACCTCACGGCTCCGGACTTCACGCCGCTCTACCAGGCGCTCGCCGGGCAGCCCGACATCGAGGCCGGTGCGCTGCTGCCGGGCGAATCCTCTGGCTGA
- a CDS encoding esterase/lipase family protein: MSRRIYRARLVAHAIVGGMVARLQQCIVLAWLLAAAGWVGGWWPHARGVAVGGLLTLSLAHAGFLALEFIASYHVSRRDPLGRATAVQCARAWAAESRTALRVFCWQQPFRFHAEPDYVPERSGRRGVVLLHGFLCNRGFWNPWLRELRASGHAFIAVDLEPVFGSIDHYATTLDEAISRVTAATGRSPVLICHSMGGLAARAWLRSADVARVHRIVTIGTPHRGTWLARFGRTVNGRQMRLDGEWLQQMESACSSAREVPFTCWYSNCDNIVFPTSSATLPGADNRLVPGRGHVEMAFVSSLRQQTLALLDE; encoded by the coding sequence GTGTCGCGCCGGATCTACCGCGCCAGACTTGTCGCGCATGCGATAGTCGGCGGCATGGTCGCGCGTCTTCAGCAATGCATCGTGTTGGCTTGGCTGCTGGCCGCTGCCGGGTGGGTTGGCGGCTGGTGGCCGCACGCGCGCGGCGTGGCCGTGGGCGGTCTTCTGACCTTGAGCCTGGCCCACGCGGGCTTCCTGGCGCTGGAGTTCATTGCGAGCTATCACGTCAGCAGACGAGACCCGTTAGGACGCGCCACTGCGGTGCAGTGCGCGCGGGCTTGGGCTGCCGAAAGCCGGACGGCGCTGAGGGTGTTCTGCTGGCAACAGCCGTTCCGCTTCCATGCAGAGCCCGACTATGTGCCCGAGAGGAGCGGCCGCCGTGGCGTCGTGCTGCTTCATGGCTTCCTGTGCAACCGGGGCTTCTGGAATCCCTGGCTCCGAGAGCTGCGTGCGAGCGGCCATGCCTTCATCGCTGTCGATCTCGAGCCAGTCTTCGGCTCGATTGACCACTACGCGACGACACTCGACGAGGCGATCTCACGCGTAACTGCAGCCACCGGACGCTCGCCGGTCCTGATCTGCCACAGCATGGGTGGTCTCGCCGCCAGAGCATGGCTGCGCAGCGCCGATGTGGCGCGCGTGCATCGTATCGTCACGATCGGCACGCCGCACCGCGGCACCTGGCTGGCACGCTTCGGCCGTACCGTGAACGGACGCCAGATGCGACTCGATGGCGAATGGCTGCAGCAAATGGAAAGCGCTTGCAGCAGCGCACGTGAGGTGCCGTTCACCTGCTGGTATTCGAACTGCGACAACATCGTGTTCCCGACCTCTTCGGCCACGCTTCCCGGCGCCGACAACCGGCTCGTGCCGGGGCGCGGGCATGTGGAAATGGCGTTTGTCTCAAGCCTGCGGCAGCAGACCCTCGCATTGCTCGACGAGTGA
- a CDS encoding AMP-binding protein, translating to MQSAVLKSYPPGVPHEVHPEQYRSLAHMFEESFEHFATRPFSVCMEKWMSYAELDELSRALGAWLQARGLEAGARVAIMLPNVPQFAVTMAGVLRAGYTCVNVNPLYTARELEHQLKDSGATAIVILENFAATLEQVIEHTPIKHVVVASMGDLLGGLYGTWITVAVRHLAKMVPPYKLPLDKGRTVAPFPRVILEGKELKLAPDTSTLDSIAFLQYTGGTTGLSKGAVLTHRNIIAATLQAEAWFKPALERAGDSSKVNSIAALPLYHIFALTLCLLAIRQGSHLTLIPNPRDIDKFIAVLKKRPFHMLPAVNTLFNALLLHPEFKTVDFSALVVSQAGGMAASEGTARKWFETTGCPMIEGWGMSETCAIGTNNPVSNTAFTGTIGLPLPGIEVAIKDDEGRSLRVDEAGELCIKGPNVMIGYYNQPAETAAAFTADGFMRTGDIAVMQEDGYSRIVDRKKDMILVSGFNVFPNELENVISLCPGVVECAAIGVPDEKQGEAIKVFVVRKDPTLTEDAVTRYCNDQLTGYKRPKHIEFRDSLPKTNVGKILRRQLRTDTRA from the coding sequence ATGCAATCAGCCGTTTTGAAAAGCTATCCGCCGGGCGTGCCACACGAGGTGCATCCCGAGCAGTACCGGTCGCTGGCCCACATGTTCGAGGAGTCGTTCGAGCACTTCGCAACGCGACCGTTCTCGGTGTGTATGGAGAAGTGGATGAGCTATGCTGAGCTCGACGAGTTGTCCAGAGCGCTGGGGGCCTGGCTCCAGGCGCGCGGGCTGGAGGCGGGGGCACGCGTGGCCATCATGCTGCCCAACGTGCCGCAGTTCGCGGTCACCATGGCAGGGGTGCTGCGTGCAGGCTACACCTGCGTCAATGTCAATCCTCTATATACCGCGCGCGAGCTCGAGCACCAGCTGAAGGATTCCGGTGCGACGGCGATTGTCATTCTCGAAAACTTTGCGGCGACACTCGAACAGGTGATCGAGCACACGCCGATCAAGCATGTGGTCGTCGCTTCGATGGGTGACCTGCTCGGCGGGCTTTACGGCACCTGGATCACGGTGGCAGTGCGACATCTCGCGAAGATGGTGCCGCCGTACAAGCTCCCGCTCGACAAGGGCCGGACCGTGGCGCCCTTTCCAAGGGTGATCCTTGAAGGCAAGGAACTCAAGCTCGCGCCCGACACGAGCACGCTCGACTCGATCGCGTTCCTGCAGTACACGGGAGGCACCACAGGGCTGTCGAAGGGTGCCGTGCTGACGCACCGCAACATCATTGCGGCCACGCTGCAGGCCGAAGCCTGGTTCAAGCCGGCGCTCGAGCGCGCAGGCGACTCGTCCAAAGTCAACAGCATCGCAGCGCTGCCGCTGTATCACATCTTCGCACTGACGCTGTGCCTGCTCGCGATCCGCCAGGGATCGCATCTCACGCTGATCCCCAATCCGCGCGACATTGACAAGTTCATCGCTGTGCTTAAGAAGAGGCCCTTCCACATGCTGCCGGCGGTCAATACGCTGTTCAATGCATTGTTGCTGCATCCGGAATTCAAGACCGTCGACTTCTCTGCTCTGGTGGTCTCCCAGGCCGGGGGCATGGCCGCATCCGAGGGTACGGCCCGCAAGTGGTTCGAGACCACAGGCTGTCCAATGATCGAGGGCTGGGGCATGAGCGAGACCTGCGCGATCGGAACGAACAATCCAGTGTCCAACACAGCGTTCACCGGCACCATCGGCCTGCCGCTTCCAGGGATCGAAGTCGCTATCAAGGATGACGAGGGCCGCTCGCTGCGCGTCGACGAGGCCGGCGAGCTCTGCATCAAGGGGCCCAACGTGATGATCGGCTATTACAACCAGCCCGCGGAGACCGCGGCGGCGTTCACGGCCGACGGCTTCATGCGCACCGGCGACATCGCGGTCATGCAGGAGGACGGCTACAGCCGGATCGTCGACCGCAAGAAGGACATGATTCTCGTGAGCGGCTTCAACGTGTTTCCGAACGAGCTGGAGAACGTTATCTCGCTGTGCCCTGGCGTGGTGGAGTGCGCGGCGATTGGCGTGCCAGACGAGAAGCAAGGCGAGGCGATCAAGGTCTTCGTGGTCCGCAAGGACCCCACGCTGACCGAGGATGCAGTGACGCGCTACTGCAACGACCAGTTGACCGGGTACAAGCGGCCCAAGCACATCGAGTTCCGAGATAGCCTGCCGAAGACAAACGTCGGCAAGATCCTTCGGCGCCAGCTCCGTACGGACACGAGGGCTTGA
- a CDS encoding ATP-binding cassette domain-containing protein yields MALITLLDAQLAFGHVPLLDHADFALLEFERIGLIGRNGAGKSSLLKILGSLEKPDDGTLQAQQGLRVAYVAQDPQLALDANVFTAASAGLAKAIALREQYLSGAPGLDLNALQSQIEAFDAWNWEQRVEETLHRLHLDGAALVGALSGGTRKRVALAQALVAAPNVLLLDEPTNHLDLDSIEWLEQLLIDFKGSVVTITHDRSFLNRVATRIVELDRGKLNSYPGNFEQYLAQKEAQLAQEAVIIAKADKLLAQEEIWIRKGVEARRTRSQSRINRLEALRARRSARRGALGSVSMDVASGQTSGKIVAEMAGVTKAFADKTVVRNFSGTILRGDKVGLVGPNGAGKTTLLKLILGEIEPDSGKIRRGTNLQVAYFDQMRAALQLDATLEDFISPGSEWIEIGSQRKHVKSYLADFLFSPARAQSPVRSLSGGERNRLLLARLFARPANVLVLDEPTNDLDIDTLELLEDLLQNYDGTVFLVSHDRTFLDNVVTSTIAFEGDGLWREYEGSVEDWLIQSKRAREIAAERAQASPAPAPAPAPAPSPAVASPAAEAAARAGTRRKLSYKEQREFEALPARIAELEEEQKRITDVLELEGGAIYASEASRAAELAQRHAQIDEELLAAMERWEALDSARQG; encoded by the coding sequence ATGGCACTCATCACACTCCTCGACGCGCAACTCGCCTTCGGACACGTCCCGCTGCTCGACCACGCGGACTTCGCGCTGCTCGAGTTCGAGCGCATCGGCCTGATCGGCCGCAACGGCGCCGGCAAGTCCTCGCTCTTGAAGATCCTGGGCAGTCTCGAAAAGCCCGACGACGGCACGCTCCAAGCTCAGCAGGGTCTGCGCGTCGCGTATGTGGCGCAGGATCCCCAGCTCGCGCTGGACGCCAACGTATTCACGGCCGCCAGCGCCGGACTGGCGAAGGCCATCGCGCTCCGCGAGCAATATCTCTCCGGGGCTCCGGGCCTGGACCTCAATGCGTTGCAATCGCAGATCGAAGCCTTCGACGCCTGGAACTGGGAGCAGCGCGTTGAAGAGACCCTGCACCGGCTGCATCTCGATGGCGCCGCGCTAGTAGGCGCGCTCTCGGGCGGGACCCGCAAGCGCGTGGCCCTTGCGCAGGCGCTGGTCGCCGCGCCCAACGTGCTGCTGCTGGACGAGCCGACCAACCACCTCGACCTGGACTCGATCGAATGGCTCGAACAGTTGCTGATCGACTTCAAAGGCAGCGTCGTCACCATCACGCACGACCGCAGCTTCCTGAACCGCGTCGCCACCCGCATCGTGGAGCTCGACCGCGGCAAGCTCAATTCGTATCCTGGCAACTTCGAGCAATACCTGGCGCAAAAGGAAGCGCAGCTCGCCCAGGAAGCCGTCATCATTGCCAAGGCGGACAAGCTGCTGGCCCAAGAAGAGATTTGGATCCGCAAGGGCGTCGAGGCCCGCCGCACTCGCAGTCAAAGTCGCATCAACCGACTCGAGGCACTGCGCGCCCGGCGCAGCGCCCGGCGCGGGGCGCTCGGCAGCGTCAGTATGGATGTGGCCTCCGGCCAGACCAGCGGAAAGATCGTGGCGGAGATGGCGGGCGTGACGAAGGCCTTCGCCGACAAGACCGTCGTCCGGAACTTCAGCGGGACTATCCTGCGCGGCGACAAGGTCGGCCTGGTGGGGCCGAACGGCGCGGGCAAGACCACACTGCTGAAGCTCATCCTCGGCGAGATCGAGCCCGACAGCGGCAAGATCCGCCGCGGCACCAACCTGCAGGTCGCCTACTTCGATCAGATGCGCGCCGCGCTGCAGCTCGATGCCACGCTGGAGGATTTCATCAGCCCCGGCAGCGAGTGGATCGAGATCGGCAGCCAGCGCAAGCATGTCAAGAGCTACCTCGCGGATTTCCTGTTCTCGCCAGCGCGCGCGCAATCGCCGGTGCGCTCGCTGAGCGGAGGCGAACGCAATCGCCTGCTGCTCGCCCGCCTGTTCGCGCGCCCAGCCAATGTGCTGGTGCTCGACGAACCCACCAACGACCTCGACATCGACACGCTCGAACTACTCGAAGACCTGCTGCAGAACTACGACGGCACCGTCTTCCTCGTGAGCCACGACCGGACCTTCCTCGACAACGTGGTGACGAGCACCATCGCCTTCGAAGGCGATGGCCTCTGGCGCGAATACGAAGGCAGCGTGGAAGACTGGCTGATCCAGTCGAAGCGCGCTCGCGAGATCGCTGCCGAAAGGGCCCAGGCTTCGCCCGCGCCCGCGCCCGCGCCCGCGCCCGCGCCCAGCCCTGCGGTGGCCTCCCCCGCGGCGGAAGCGGCCGCGCGCGCGGGCACGCGCAGAAAGCTCAGCTACAAGGAGCAGCGCGAATTCGAGGCCCTGCCCGCACGGATCGCCGAGCTAGAAGAAGAGCAGAAGCGCATCACCGACGTACTCGAGCTGGAGGGTGGCGCCATCTACGCCAGCGAGGCCTCGCGCGCCGCCGAGCTCGCCCAGCGCCACGCACAGATCGACGAGGAATTGCTGGCCGCAATGGAGCGTTGGGAGGCGCTGGATTCGGCGCGCCAAGGCTAG
- a CDS encoding phospholipase D family protein, which produces MTSFQAFHPCARVWRSCAAALCSTFLLLSACAELPQNVHRPVSTALASPAGTPLAALVQERRQAVSARNESGFMLLDGPPAAYGSRLALAEGARKTLDLQYYAIHADASTERLLTAVREAAARGVRVRILLDDFHSTGRNASVMRLAFVPNIEMRMFNPVPGSRGSSLARMFNAIEDASRIQQRMHNKLFIADNVLGVTGGRNLGDAYFGNAQAGNFVDMDVLAAGPIVQDLSRSFDAYWNNERAYPVQSLVTREELDALRNEARGERDKDVNTGAPRPPDGEPRPRGAAPTGEQQNRAWDEQPMDLRTASLVWAPAAVLVDKPAKIPADRPGAGADTRKAPSLVVSQQGQRRTAAAPRGSLDGAVDAAANGDTVVEGLLQMIGQAQRDLLIISPYFVPGPDMKQAFASALARGVKIRVLTNSLASNDAPVAHVGYARHREDLLAMGIGLYELRSEQAGLGSAFGSTGGSTGESRSMLHSKVLVMDGRLLVVGSMNLDLRSQLQNTEIALLIRSDELSRVAAGQIETAMHKGAWRVDRSDGRLVWRAPQDSGLKDSTTEPDASVGLRLLLKLFGPFAPDRLL; this is translated from the coding sequence ATGACTTCATTCCAGGCCTTCCACCCCTGCGCGCGCGTATGGCGGAGCTGCGCCGCGGCCCTGTGTTCGACCTTCCTCTTGCTCTCGGCGTGCGCCGAGCTGCCCCAGAACGTGCACAGGCCGGTGTCAACCGCGCTCGCATCGCCCGCCGGCACGCCGCTCGCGGCCCTGGTCCAGGAGCGCCGCCAGGCCGTGTCGGCGCGCAACGAGTCCGGCTTCATGCTGCTCGACGGACCACCGGCCGCCTATGGGAGCCGCCTCGCGCTGGCCGAGGGTGCGAGGAAAACGCTCGACCTTCAGTACTACGCGATCCATGCCGACGCCAGCACCGAACGCTTGCTCACCGCAGTGCGCGAGGCGGCCGCCCGCGGCGTGCGCGTGCGCATCCTGCTGGACGACTTCCACAGCACCGGCCGCAATGCATCGGTGATGCGCCTGGCTTTCGTGCCCAACATCGAGATGCGGATGTTCAATCCGGTGCCCGGCTCGCGCGGTTCGAGCCTGGCCCGGATGTTCAATGCCATCGAGGATGCCTCGCGCATCCAGCAGCGCATGCACAACAAGCTCTTCATCGCCGACAACGTGCTCGGCGTGACGGGCGGACGCAATCTGGGCGACGCCTATTTCGGCAACGCCCAGGCGGGCAACTTCGTGGACATGGACGTGTTGGCGGCCGGGCCCATCGTGCAGGACCTGTCGCGCAGCTTCGATGCCTACTGGAACAACGAGCGCGCCTATCCCGTTCAGTCGCTGGTGACGCGCGAGGAACTCGATGCGCTGCGCAACGAGGCGCGCGGCGAGCGAGACAAGGATGTGAACACCGGCGCACCGCGGCCGCCCGATGGCGAGCCGCGGCCGCGCGGCGCAGCGCCGACGGGCGAGCAACAGAACCGCGCATGGGACGAGCAGCCGATGGACTTGCGTACGGCCAGCCTCGTCTGGGCGCCGGCCGCGGTGCTGGTCGACAAGCCGGCCAAGATCCCCGCGGACAGGCCAGGCGCTGGTGCTGACACACGCAAGGCGCCCAGCCTCGTGGTGTCCCAACAGGGCCAGCGCAGGACGGCCGCAGCGCCGCGCGGGTCGCTCGACGGGGCCGTCGATGCGGCCGCCAATGGCGACACGGTGGTCGAAGGACTTCTGCAGATGATCGGCCAAGCCCAGCGCGACCTCCTCATCATCTCGCCCTACTTCGTGCCTGGCCCGGACATGAAGCAGGCGTTCGCCTCAGCGCTTGCGCGCGGCGTCAAGATCCGCGTGCTGACCAATTCGCTCGCCTCCAACGACGCCCCCGTGGCCCATGTCGGCTATGCCAGGCATCGCGAAGACCTGCTGGCAATGGGCATCGGCCTGTACGAGCTGCGCAGCGAACAGGCGGGGCTGGGCAGCGCCTTTGGTTCCACCGGAGGGAGCACGGGCGAATCGCGCTCGATGCTGCATTCCAAGGTGCTGGTGATGGACGGCCGACTGCTGGTGGTCGGGTCGATGAACCTCGATCTGCGCTCGCAATTGCAGAACACCGAAATCGCGCTGCTCATTCGCAGCGACGAGCTCAGCCGCGTCGCCGCAGGACAGATCGAGACCGCCATGCACAAGGGGGCTTGGCGGGTCGACCGGAGCGACGGGCGCCTTGTATGGCGCGCACCGCAGGACAGCGGCCTCAAGGACAGCACGACTGAGCCGGACGCAAGTGTCGGACTGCGCTTGCTCCTCAAGCTGTTCGGCCCCTTCGCGCCAGACAGGCTGCTCTAA
- a CDS encoding aminotransferase-like domain-containing protein, whose translation MLTRTSTQSLTEQLASRFAERIRTRLLAPGARLPSVRECARQQGVSPHTVVAAYDQLLAQGLVEARRQRGFYVRDSIAAQAGPAPSTLGPLAEPAVSQPVPADASTLIRGMFHRPSDKPQPGMGVFPSEWLDSPFTAAAVRRVTSTRALQDFSLQYGEPAGDGGLRRSLATKLASINVPAGAEQIVTTVGATHALDIVSRTLLRPGDPVMVEEPGWALEFARLEALGMRILPVPRKADGPDLEVMERYCNAGDGHKPKLFVSVSVLHNPTGYSLTPGSAHRVLQLANQHGFHIVEDDTYSHLAPEHATRLCALDGLQRTVYVSGFAKILAPNWRIGFLAASPQLVGRMLETKLLTTLTTPSLFERALAWCIDQGQLRRHAERVRLRLDGARGRTVKLALAAGCALAAEPAGLFGWVDTGVDTDELTQRMLDEGYLLAPGSLFHARRPPSTLMRINFATAQDAAFWKVFARVRAQL comes from the coding sequence ATGCTGACACGAACCTCCACCCAGTCGTTGACGGAGCAGTTGGCCAGCCGCTTCGCCGAGCGCATCCGCACCCGCTTGCTGGCGCCCGGGGCGCGGCTGCCCTCGGTGCGCGAATGCGCACGGCAGCAGGGCGTGAGCCCGCACACGGTGGTCGCGGCCTATGACCAGCTGCTCGCGCAGGGCTTGGTCGAAGCCCGCCGTCAGCGAGGCTTCTATGTGCGCGATTCGATTGCTGCCCAGGCGGGACCGGCGCCATCGACCCTGGGCCCGCTGGCCGAGCCGGCCGTGTCGCAGCCGGTTCCCGCAGACGCGAGCACGCTGATCCGCGGCATGTTCCACCGTCCCAGCGACAAGCCGCAGCCAGGGATGGGCGTATTCCCCTCGGAATGGCTGGACTCGCCCTTTACTGCTGCCGCCGTGCGGCGCGTGACCAGCACAAGGGCGCTGCAGGACTTCTCGTTGCAATACGGCGAACCCGCAGGCGATGGCGGCCTGCGGCGCAGCCTCGCGACCAAGCTTGCCAGCATCAACGTACCCGCCGGCGCAGAGCAGATCGTGACCACGGTCGGCGCCACGCATGCGCTCGATATCGTGAGCCGCACGCTGCTGCGGCCTGGTGATCCGGTGATGGTCGAAGAGCCTGGCTGGGCGCTGGAGTTCGCCCGGCTCGAGGCGTTGGGCATGCGCATCCTGCCGGTGCCGCGCAAGGCCGACGGGCCGGATCTCGAGGTGATGGAGCGCTACTGCAACGCCGGCGACGGCCACAAGCCCAAGCTTTTCGTCAGCGTGAGCGTGCTGCACAACCCGACCGGCTACAGCCTGACGCCGGGCAGCGCGCACCGGGTGCTTCAGCTGGCCAACCAGCATGGCTTCCACATCGTCGAGGACGACACCTACAGCCACCTGGCGCCGGAGCACGCCACCCGCCTGTGCGCGCTCGATGGACTGCAGCGCACCGTCTACGTGAGCGGCTTCGCGAAGATTCTCGCGCCCAACTGGCGTATCGGTTTCCTGGCCGCTTCGCCACAGCTGGTCGGCCGCATGCTCGAGACCAAGCTGCTGACCACGCTCACCACGCCATCGCTGTTCGAGCGGGCGCTCGCCTGGTGCATCGACCAGGGCCAGCTGCGCCGCCATGCCGAGCGCGTGCGTCTGCGCCTGGATGGCGCTCGCGGGCGCACGGTGAAGCTGGCGCTGGCGGCCGGTTGTGCGTTGGCTGCCGAGCCGGCTGGGCTCTTCGGCTGGGTCGACACCGGCGTCGACACCGATGAGCTGACCCAGCGCATGCTCGATGAGGGGTACCTGCTGGCGCCGGGGTCGCTATTCCACGCGCGGCGGCCGCCGAGCACCCTGATGCGCATCAACTTTGCGACCGCGCAGGACGCCGCCTTCTGGAAGGTGTTCGCCCGCGTTCGGGCGCAGCTTTGA
- a CDS encoding LysE family translocator: MNWQEFTALLVLATAMSFSPGPNTTLSTALAANGGLSRAMRFVVAVPVGWTLLLGLCAAGIGALVVAAPSLRWAIKALGIAYLLWLAWKLSGSATMGQADGKQLRVGFWQGVMLQFVNIKAWLLALTLVATWIAGQPDALRRFAIVAPVMLVYAFTSNFTYALAGSLLRNWLAHGRRLLWFNRAMAAVLVLTAWWMVSV, from the coding sequence ATGAACTGGCAAGAATTCACCGCGCTGCTGGTGCTGGCCACGGCGATGAGCTTCTCGCCCGGACCCAACACCACGCTTTCGACCGCGCTGGCGGCCAACGGCGGCCTGTCGCGCGCCATGCGCTTCGTGGTCGCCGTGCCCGTGGGCTGGACCCTGCTGCTGGGCCTGTGCGCGGCCGGCATCGGCGCGCTGGTGGTGGCTGCGCCGTCGTTGCGCTGGGCCATCAAGGCGCTGGGCATCGCTTACCTGCTGTGGCTGGCCTGGAAGCTCAGCGGCAGCGCCACGATGGGGCAGGCCGACGGCAAGCAGTTGCGGGTCGGCTTCTGGCAGGGCGTGATGCTGCAGTTCGTCAACATCAAGGCCTGGCTGCTGGCACTGACGCTGGTGGCGACCTGGATCGCCGGCCAGCCCGACGCGCTGCGGCGCTTCGCCATCGTGGCGCCGGTGATGCTGGTCTACGCCTTCACAAGCAACTTCACCTACGCGCTCGCGGGCTCGCTGCTGCGCAACTGGCTGGCGCACGGGCGACGGCTGCTGTGGTTCAACCGCGCCATGGCCGCTGTCCTGGTGCTCACAGCCTGGTGGATGGTCAGCGTATGA
- a CDS encoding DMT family transporter translates to MKIKDETLGMWLGVVGVAFFAVTLPMTRLATGTQEAPQLSPWFLTLGRAALAGLLSVIFLLATRSPLPQRHQWKPLGMAMLGNAIGFPLLLAYALRIVSASHAAVVTALLPLVTAACAAWVLHQRARLGFWLCALAGSALVIVFSMLRAGEQQFGFAWGDLLLVGAVFAASLGYIYGAQITPALGAERVICWVCVMALPVTLPGALWLWPQHPVATSSWLGFVYVGVFSMWVGFFAWYRGLAMGGALRVSQAQLLQPFLSILAAVPLLGEPIDFVTLGFAAAVVATVVAGKKLSQARPAAASSQQLAHPKETT, encoded by the coding sequence ATGAAGATCAAGGACGAAACCCTCGGCATGTGGCTGGGCGTGGTCGGCGTGGCCTTCTTCGCAGTCACGTTGCCGATGACGCGACTGGCCACGGGCACGCAAGAGGCGCCGCAGCTCTCGCCCTGGTTCCTGACACTGGGCCGGGCGGCGCTGGCGGGTTTGCTGTCGGTGATCTTCCTGCTTGCGACCCGCTCGCCGCTGCCGCAACGCCACCAATGGAAGCCACTCGGCATGGCCATGCTGGGCAACGCGATCGGATTCCCGCTGCTGCTCGCCTATGCATTGCGCATCGTCAGCGCCAGCCATGCTGCGGTGGTGACGGCCTTGCTGCCGCTGGTGACCGCGGCTTGCGCGGCCTGGGTGCTGCACCAGCGCGCTCGGCTCGGCTTCTGGCTTTGCGCGCTGGCGGGCAGCGCGCTGGTGATCGTGTTCTCGATGCTGCGAGCCGGCGAGCAGCAGTTCGGCTTCGCCTGGGGCGACCTGCTGCTGGTGGGTGCCGTCTTCGCCGCCTCGCTGGGCTACATCTACGGCGCACAGATCACGCCGGCACTCGGTGCGGAGCGCGTGATCTGCTGGGTCTGCGTGATGGCGCTGCCGGTCACGCTGCCCGGCGCGCTTTGGCTGTGGCCGCAGCACCCGGTCGCGACCTCGTCGTGGCTGGGCTTCGTCTACGTCGGCGTCTTCTCGATGTGGGTGGGCTTCTTCGCCTGGTACCGCGGCCTCGCCATGGGCGGCGCACTGCGCGTGAGCCAGGCCCAGCTGCTGCAGCCCTTCCTCTCGATCCTCGCCGCCGTGCCTCTGCTGGGCGAGCCCATCGATTTCGTCACGCTCGGCTTCGCGGCGGCGGTGGTGGCCACCGTGGTCGCCGGCAAGAAGCTCTCGCAGGCGCGCCCCGCCGCTGCATCATCACAACAACTGGCACATCCGAAGGAAACAACATGA